The following proteins are encoded in a genomic region of Hippocampus zosterae strain Florida chromosome 2, ASM2543408v3, whole genome shotgun sequence:
- the nmnat1 gene encoding nicotinamide/nicotinic acid mononucleotide adenylyltransferase 1: MEDERRTRVVLLACGSFNPITNMHLRMFELARDYLEDTGRYKVVKGIVSAVGDGYKKKGLIEAFHRVKMARLATENSEWITADAWESSQPEWVETAKVIRHHYSELTAAKQDADDVDTVKYAKKRRIEENHVESASYHNKREATHLMLLCGADVLESFGVPNLWKEEDIAEIVGRFGLVCVTRVGADPHKFINRSDMLWKYRKNIHVVPEWVANDISATHVRRALRRGQSVRYLLPDDVLRYIHANHLYSAESEQSNAGVLLAPLQKYAGDPSG, from the exons ATGGAGGACGAGAGGAGAACAAGAGTGGTCCTTCTGGCATGTGGGTCTTTTAACCCAATCACCAACATGCACCTGAGGATGTTTGAACTGGCGCGGGACTATTTGGAGGACACAG GTCGCTACAAGGTGGTGAAAGGCATCGTGTCTGCGGTCGGGGATGGCTACAAGAAGAAGGGACTGATTGAGGCTTTCCATCGTGTGAAAATGGCCCGACTGGCAACAGAGAACTCCGAGTGGATCACGGCGGATGCGTGGGAGAGCTCGCAGCCTGAGTGGGTGGAGACAGCCAAAGTGATTCG GCATCACTACTCAGAACTAACAGCAGCCAAGCAAGATGCTGATGATGTGGACACTGTCAAGTATGCGAAAAAGAGACGCATTGAGGAGAATCATGTTGAGAGTGCATCATATCACAACAAAAGAG AAGCAACTCACCTGATGCTGCTTTGCGGTGCTGATGTCCTCGAGTCCTTCGGGGTCCCCAACTTGTGGAAGGAGGAGGACATCGCCGAGATCGTGGGCCGCTTCGGCCTAGTGTGCGTCACGCGTGTTGGCGCCGACCCCCATAAGTTCATCAACCGGTCGGACATGCTGTGGAAGTATCGCAAGAACATCCACGTCGTGCCCGAGTGGGTGGCCAACGACATTTCTGCCACGCATGTGCGCCGGGCTCTGCGCCGCGGTCAAAGTGTTAGGTACCTGCTGCCGGACGACGTGCTTCGATACATACACGCCAACCATCTCTATAGTGCCGAGAGCGAGCAGAGCAACGCTGGTGTGCTTCTTGCACCCCTGCAAAAATATGCAGGTGACCCATCTGGTTAA
- the rbp7a gene encoding retinoid-binding protein 7a, which translates to MPASFCGTWDMLSNDNFEGYMIALDISPCIRKIALKLKIRKLIEQQGDHYVIKTCSIFRNYTVSFRVGQEFEEFSEGLDNRHMKSVVRWEGNKLVCEQKGEKKNRGWCHWIEEDKLHLELYCEGEICKQVFKKVND; encoded by the exons ATGCCTGCAAGTTTCTGTGGCACTTGGGACATGCTTAGCAATGACAATTTTGAAGGCTACATGATTGCATTAG ATATCAGCCCTTGCATTCGAAAGATCGCTCTGAAGCTGAAGATAAGAAAGTTGATAGAACAGCAGGGCGACCATTACGTCATCAAAACATGCAGCATCTTCAGGAACTACACCGTGTCTTTCCGAGTGGGTCAGGAATTTGAGGAGTTCTCGGAGGGCTTAGACAACAGGCACATGAAG TCTGTGGTGAGGTGGGAGGGGAACAAGCTGGTGTGCGAACAGAAAGGTGAGAAGAAGAACAGGGGGTGGTGTCATTGGATTGAAGAGGACAAGCTTCACTTG GAGCTTTATTGTGAAGGGGAAATCTGCAAGCAGGTGTTCAAGAAGGTCAATGACTGA